The following are encoded together in the Glycine max cultivar Williams 82 chromosome 8, Glycine_max_v4.0, whole genome shotgun sequence genome:
- the LOC100500118 gene encoding light harvesting complex photosystem II subunit 6: MAAATSGAVLNGLGSSFLSGGNRSQTLLATAIGGKVGAAAVTVSPRRLIVVAAAAPKKSWLPGVRGGGNLVDPEWLDGSLPGDYGFDPLGLGKDPAFLKWYREAELIHGRWAMAAVLGIFVGQAWSGVPWFEAGADPNAIAPFSFGTLLGTQLILMGWVESKRWVDFFNPDSQSVEWATPWSRTSENFANATGEQGYPGGKFFDPLSLAGTIKDGVYIPDTEKLERLKLAEIKHARIAMLAMLIFYFEAGQGKTPLGALGL, from the exons ATGGCAGCTGCAACATCTGGTGCTGTGTTAAATGGGTTGGGATCTTCCTTCTTGAGTGGAGGAAACAGGAGCCAAACCCTTCTGGCCACTGCTATTGGAGGCAAAGTTGGTGCTGCTGCTGTTACTGTTAGTCCTAGAAGACTCATTGTGGTAGCTGCTGCTGCACCAAAGAAGTCATGGCTCCCTGGTGTCAGAGGTGGTGGCAACCTCGTCGACCCAGAATGGCTTGATGGATC GCTACCAGGTGACTATGGCTTTGACCCACTAGGCCTTGGGAAGGACCCAGCATTCCTCAAATGGTACAGAGAAGCTGAGCTGATTCATGGGAGATGGGCAATGGCTGCAGTTCTAGGAATCTTTGTGGGCCAGGCATGGAGTGGAGTTCCATGGTTTGAAGCTGGAGCTGACCCAAATGCAATTGCTCCTTTCTCCTTTGGTACTCTTCTGGGAACCCAGTTGATTCTCATGGGGTGGGTTGAAAGCAAGAGATGGGTGGACTTCTTCAACCCAGACTCACAGTCAGTGGAATGGGCCACTCCATGGTCAAGAACATCTGAGAACTTTGCCAATGCCACTGGTGAGCAAGGCTACCCAGGAGGCAAATTCTTTGACCCTTTGAGCTTGGCCGGCACTATCAAGGATGGAGTTTACATTCCGGATACCGAGAAGCTCGAAAGATTGAAATTGGCTGAGATAAAGCATGCCAGGATTGCTATGTTGGCCATGCTGATTTTCTACTTTGAGGCTGGTCAAGGGAAGACCCCCCTTGGTGCTCTCGGCTTGTAA
- the LOC100783590 gene encoding chaperone protein dnaJ 20, chloroplastic, with the protein MDALTLSSSVNISKPFHILALSKKQQRERHPRTQFGVSCRGRKELGGGVEDNLYKVLSLSPKSATTDDIKKAYRSMALRYHPDVCQDCSKKEESTRMFVQLNAAYQTLSNPRLRAEYDCELGLRSEKISVGDETWRYIWQNQLAELKRRSHIRMAQNQGSWGSRIRPQNIN; encoded by the coding sequence ATGGATGCTTTAACCTTAAGCTCAAGTGTGAACATTTCCAAACCATTTCATATCCTTGCACTCTCAAAGAAGCAGCAAAGAGAAAGACATCCTCGTACGCAGTTTGGTGTTTCATGCAGAGGCAGAAAAGAGCTTGGAGGTGGTGTGGAGGACAACTTGTACAAGGTACTAAGCTTGAGTCCCAAAAGTGCAACCACGGATGACATAAAGAAAGCATACAGATCAATGGCGCTTCGGTACCACCCTGATGTGTGCCAGGATTGTTCCAAGAAGGAGGAATCAACGAGGATGTTTGTGCAACTCAACGCAGCTTACCAGACCTTATCGAATCCTAGGCTTCGAGCAGAGTATGACTGTGAATtgggtttgagaagtgaaaagatCAGTGTTGGTGATGAGACTTGGAGATATATATGgcagaatcaacttgctgagtTGAAGAGAAGGTCTCACATACGTATGGCACAAAACCAAGGATCATGGGGCAGTAGAATCAGACCGCAAAAC